From the genome of Lotus japonicus ecotype B-129 chromosome 6, LjGifu_v1.2, one region includes:
- the LOC130724806 gene encoding uncharacterized protein LOC130724806, producing MAIDDLATLDASKENWTIVAKGCKIHASVRKILIYRFQNEKDGEKQKRITIQLEQDGVRVECAFFGKYVAEVVGYLASGDATNVVVIVQCAKIKPFKGKTSLQNVYGATRVLFNPLIQEVAPLRARFLESNDTAAHVISPLQDSAKKSTPEDDFLKHSDGKPLGNSKMLLRVWIGVTLRENVARRYIFLTECISVSHEATTLLGKSCADLLETTGSDPLTISMEILNLIDRTFLFKIEVANSFHSKFEKSYHVKKLCVDKKIINQL from the exons ATGGCAATTGACGACCTCGCCACCCTCGATGCCTCGAAGGAGAACTGGACTATTGTTGCAAAG GGTTGTAAGATTCACGCTTCGGTTAGAAAGATTCTTATATACCGATTTCAG AATGAGAAGGATGGGGAAAAGCAGAAGAGAATTACTATCCAACTTGAACAAGATGG GGTTCGGGTTGAATGCGCCTTTTTTGGCAAGTATGTTGCTGAAGTCGTAGGTTATCTTGCATCGGGAGATGCAACAAATGTTGTTGTGATTGTGCAATGTGCAAAGATCAAGCCCTTTAAAG GTAAGACAAGTCTCCAAAATGTTTATGGGGCTACAAGGGTTCTTTTTAATCCTCTCATCCAAGAAGTTGCCCCTCTCCGAGCTCG ATTCTTAGAATCAAATGATACTGCAGCACATGTGATTAGCCCGCTGCAGGATTCGGCAAAAAAATCTACCCCTGAAGATGATTTCCTAAAACATAGTGATGGAAAACCATTGGGAAACTCAAAGATGTTGCTGAG GGTATGGATTGGTGTTACCCTGCGTGAAAATGTAGCAAGAAGGTATATCTTTCTGACAGAATGTATTTCTGTGAGCCAT GAGGCTACTACACTTCTAGGCAAATCTTGTGCAGATTTGCTTGAAACTACT GGTTCTGATCCTTTAACAATTTCCATGGAAATTTTGAATTTGATTGACAGAACCTTTTTATTCAAGATTGAAGTCGCAAATAGTTTCCATTCTAAGTTTGAGAAATCATACCATGTCAAAAAACTTtgtgttgataaaaaaattattaatcaatTATGA
- the LOC130722643 gene encoding DEAD-box ATP-dependent RNA helicase 52C-like, whose product MRSSWADLAANSAAENNAPSSATNNSQAPTRPAYVPPHLRNRPPSHHSPAESSAPPPAAAPRWGAPRDDYRSSGPPRWGGNRGGRDREVNPFDDVEDVPEEAFGDQENTGINFDAYEDIPVETSGGNVPPPVNTFAEIDLGDALNENIRRCKYTRPTPVQRHAIPISLAGRDLMACAQTGSGKTAAFCFPIISGIMTGQPAQRPPRGVRTVYPLALVLSPTRELSMQIHQEAKKFSYQTGVRVVVAYGGAPINQQLRDLERGVDILVATPGRLVDLLERARVSLQMIRYLALDEADRMLDMGFEPQIRKIVEQMDMPPPGSRQTMLFSATFPKEIQRLAADFLSNYIFLAVGRVGSSTDLIVQRVEYVQESDKRSHLMDLLHAQRANGVQGKQALTLVFVETKKGADALEHWLCLNNFPATTIHGDRSQQEREFALRSFKSGNTPILVATDVAARGLDIPHVAHVVNFDLPNDIDDYVHRIGRTGRAGKKGLATAFFNDNNASLAKSLADLMQEANQEVPAWLLRYAARSSFGGGRNRRSGGRFGGRDFRREGSFSRGGSDHYGAGNSGGGYGASGGYAGGYGGGPGVTSAWD is encoded by the exons ATGCGATCTTCATGGGCTGATTTGGCTGCGAATTCCGCGGCCGAGAACAACGCACCTTCTTCCGCCACCAACAACTCTCAAGCTCCAACCCGTCCTGCTTATGTGCCTCCGCATCTCCGCAACCGCCCACCATCTCACCACTCTCCGGCGGAATCCTCTGCTCCTCCTCCGGCCGCCGCTCCCCGCTGGGGTGCGCCCAGGGATGATTACCGTTCCTCCGGGCCGCCCCGATGGGGCGGCAACCGGGGCGGAAGGGACCGTGAAGTCAACCCGTTTGACGATGTGGAGGATGTCCCTGAGGAAGCGTTTGGTGACCAGGAGAACACTGGGATAAACTTCGATGCGTATGAGGATATCCCTGTGGAGACTAGCGGCGGGAACGTGCCGCCGCCGGTGAACACGTTTGCGGAGATCGATTTAGGGGATGCGCTGAATGAGAATATTCGCCGCTGCAAGTACACGAGGCCCACGCCGGTGCAGCGGCACGCCATTCCGATTTCCTTGGCTGGGAGGGACCTGATGGCGTGTGCACAGACCGGGTCGGGGAAGACGGCGGCGTTCTGCTTCCCCATCATCAGTGGGATCATGACGGGCCAGCCTGCACAGAGGCCGCCTCGCGGGGTGCGCACGGTGTATCCGCTTGCCCTCGTTCTGTCGCCGACTAGGGAGCTGTCGATGCAG ATACACCAAGAGGCTAAGAAGTTCTCATACCAGACTGGGGTTAGGGTGGTTGTTGCTTATGGTGGAGCTCCAATAAACCAGCAG CTACGCGATCTTGAGAGAGGTGTGGACATTCTTGTTGCAACTCCAGGAAGACTGGTAGATTTGCTGGAGAGAGCTAGAGTCTCACTGCAGATGATCCGATATCTGGCCTTAGATGAGGCAGATAGGATGTTGGATATGGGTTTTGAACCACAAATACGGAAGATTGTGGAACAGATGGACATGCCTCCACCAGGTTCCAGACAGACTATGCTGTTCAGTGCCACGTTTCCGAAAGAGATACAG AGACTGGCCGCTGATTTTCTTTCAAATTATATTTTTCTGGCTGTTGGAAGAGTGGGCTCAAGTACTGATTTAATTGTCCAAAGAGTTGAGTATGTTCAAGAGTCTGACAAGAGAAGTCACCTCATGGACCTTCTTCATGCACAGAGGGCAAATGGTGTACAAGGAAAG CAAGCTTTGACTTTAGTTTTTGTGGAGACAAAAAAGGGAGCAGATGCTCTGGAACACTGGTTGTGTCTAAATAACTTTCCTGCAACTACTATTCATGGTGACAGGTCACAACAG GAAAGGGAATTTGCTTTAAGGTCATTTAAGAGTGGCAACACCCCCATATTGGTTGCCACTGATGTGGCTGCACGTGGTCTTGATATTCCGCATGTTGCCCATGTAGTTAACTTTGACCTTCCTAATGATATTGATGATTATGTACACCGTATTGGAAGGACGGGGCGAGCAGGAAAGAAAGGCCTTGCAACTGCATTCTTTAATGACAACAATGCATCCCTAGCAAAGTCTTTAGCAGATCTGATGCAAGAAGCAAATCAAGAAGTACCTGCCTGGCTCTTGCGGTATGCTGCTCGCTCTTCCTTTGGTGGAGGAAGGAACCGTCGATCAGGAGGCCGTTTTGGTGGCCGTGACTTCCGAAGAGAAGGTTCTTTCAGCAGGGGTGGTTCTGATCACTACGGTGCAGGAAACAGCGGTGGTGGATATGGGGCTTCTGGTGGGTATGCTGGAGGATACGGTGGTGGTCCTGGGGTAACCAGTGCATGGGACTGA
- the LOC130726578 gene encoding non-specific lipid transfer protein GPI-anchored 6-like, whose translation MDLAYFCCTLLLLFLVGFGSSDLAADIQDCGDKLVGLAGCRPYVGGDAKVPSIDCCSGLKVVLEQSKKCLCILIKDRDDPDLGFKMNATLAVHLPSACHAPANITQCVDLLHLSPKSPEAKVFEGFQGSSKTNSSTPVSKGGVDQGSSSSTIAQDKSYGLGKRLLVAEVVTIILPFVFMSHFFILI comes from the exons ATGGATCTAGCATATTTCTGCTGCACCTTATTGCTACTATTTTTGGTTGGTTTTGGAAGCTCAGATTTAGCAGCAGACATACAAGACTGTGGTGACAAACTAGTTGGGCTAGCTGGCTGTCGTCCTTACGTTGGTGGTGATGCTAAAGTTCCTTCCATAGACTGCTGCAGTGGCCTCAAAGTGGTGCTAGAGCAAAGCAAGAAATGCCTCTGCATCCTCATCAAAGATCGCGATGACCCTGACCTTGGTTTCAAGATGAATGCCACTCTTGCAGTTCATCTTCCTAGCGCTTGCCATGCCCCTGCTAATATAACTCAGTGTGTAG ATCTTTTGCATTTATCACCTAAGTCTCCGGAAGCGAAGGTGTTTGAGGGATTTCAAGGCTCCTCTAAAACAAACAGTTCCACCCCTGTTTCAAAAG GTGGTGTTGATCAGGGATCATCAAGTAGTACAATTGCTCAAGATAAGAGCTATGGGTTGGGAAAGAGGTTGCTGGTGGCAGAGGTGGTTACTATTATTTTACCATTTGTTTTCATGTCCCACTTTTTCATCCTAATTTGA